From the genome of Solanum lycopersicum chromosome 12, SLM_r2.1:
GTATCAATACAATAAAGCACATTGAAAGTTCATAATAGATAATCATGGATACAGTAAACATGGTCAAAAGACATAAAATCAATGATATTAGACTATTAGTCTTGCGAGGTTACCTACACATGCTAAAGGGATGGATAGACTAAGGGAGAAATGCTTCTCAATGCTTTTTCACTTCCTATTTGAAAAGTCATCACCAAGCAACTAATGAAATAGAAAAAGGCATATCGAAGTGTATTTGGTAGGCATTAGTATCTAGGATTGGGGAAATTGAATTCTCCAAGGAaaaaatttccaccaagggaaCAAATTGAGTTTCACCCATTAGTTGGAGAAGTCACTTTCCCTCACAAACATCTCAACTCCTACAACATATCACTTGCTTAAATCAGAACTTAGACATTGTTAAtactatgttgctcggactatTCAAAAAAAGTTGACAGGCTCGTCTTAGATCCTTCAAATGTAGTGCATTCGTCGAAGTAATAAATGCAGGTGGCAGCATTATTTACgagagtctgagcaacatagcTCGAGTATATCATCAAAAACCACTATCTTTTAACCTTATATAATGCACATTATAGGTTCAAACAAGTACCCTATAAACCACATATATGAAAATGATCCAGAACCATAAGCTTATTTCCTCAAAAAGCACTTTCCTTTTAACCAAACAAACTCGATAGGTATATAACAGCACCGTGAATAATCAAAATACTTTAAAGCAGAGTTAAACAAACagaaattcaattaaatttatcaTCAAAAAGCTAAATACATAaccaaaaagggaaaaaattaaCCTTTTTCTCGCCGAGAAAGTTACGGATCTCAATGGACTTGTTCCCGCCGGTAATGGAAGCATTGATAGGAAAATGAGCATAGACAAAACGCATCTTGTACCGGTACCCCTTAGTAACACCAGTGATCAGATTCTCCACATGACTAAGTGCTGTACGAATAGCAGCAGTAGCTTTACGAGAACTAAACCAGGCATCAATTTTGAGCTTCTTCTTCCCAGTTTCTTCATCCTTAATGAGCTGAAAATCGAGATTTAGATGCTTAAAGTTTCTGGTAAGCTTTCCTCTTGGCCCTTCGATTTCAATTAGCTTTGCTTTCACTTTGATTGTTATCCCGTCTGGGATGTCCATTGTTTCCGATGAGAGAATAGTCTTCATTTTTCGTTTTCTTCTCTCTCCGTCGGCGGCGGCGTTTCAGTGAAAGAAAGCAAAACCCTAAAAAGAGATTTCATGAAGATGGTGAATTAGGGATTTTAATAAACCTAGAAAATGATGTTTTGGGCTTATTGAGATTAATGGGCCTTCAACATTATGGTCTAGCCCAAGATAACACCTTTGGCTATGGCCCATATCATATTATAAACGGGTCTTCTAATTTTACGTGTGCATaagtagatatttaaatttgtattaacaTTGAACAAGTAAACATATAGGTCCTATATGGCATCCAATGTGTCATGCGTCACGTAGAATGCGTGTGTTTACATgttcaaatttgtataaatttaaatatttgtttgtgCACACCTAAAATTAGAGGGTGTAGATACCAATGGAGCCTAAACTGACATGCTTATATATTGTGCTattaaaaaattagtcaaatctCAAAATTAAAGTGGTGTTGTAATATTTAACCACTCTTCAATACAACAATAAACATACGCAGTTTAGCTCATATAATAGAATTTGGAAAGCATAGAGTACGCATTATCTACCTCTAGTGGTTGTTTTTCGTAGATCCTTCACTTAAGAAAATAGTTCAAAgcagtaaaaataaaagaaagtaacATAGTAGTACAATACAAAACAATATGATAGTCAACAGAAGAgtaca
Proteins encoded in this window:
- the LOC101249254 gene encoding large ribosomal subunit protein uL6z/uL6y, which translates into the protein MKTILSSETMDIPDGITIKVKAKLIEIEGPRGKLTRNFKHLNLDFQLIKDEETGKKKLKIDAWFSSRKATAAIRTALSHVENLITGVTKGYRYKMRFVYAHFPINASITGGNKSIEIRNFLGEKKVRKVDMLDGVTVVRSEKVKDELVLDGNDIELVSRSAALINQKCHVKNKDIRKFLDGIYVSEKGRIAEEE